The following proteins are encoded in a genomic region of Capra hircus breed San Clemente chromosome 16, ASM170441v1, whole genome shotgun sequence:
- the PIK3CD gene encoding phosphatidylinositol 4,5-bisphosphate 3-kinase catalytic subunit delta isoform isoform X2 has product MPPGVDCPMEFWTKEENQNVAVDFLLPTGVYLNFPVSRNANLSTIKKVLWHRAQYEPLFHMLSDPEAYVFTCVNQTAEQQELEDEQRRLCDIQPFLPVLRLVAREGDRVKKLINSQISLLIGKGLHEFDSLQDPEVNDFRGKMRQFCEEAAARRQQLGWEAWLQYSFPLQLEPSARSWGPGTLRIPSRALLVNVKFEGSEESFTFQVSTKDVPLALMACALRKKATVFRQPLVEQPEDYTLQVNGKHEYLYGSYPLCQFQYICSCLHSGLTPHLTMVHSSSILAMRDEQSNPAPQVQKPRTKPPPIPMKKPSSVSLWSLEQPFYIELIQGSKVNADERMKLVVQAGLFHGNETLCKTVSSSEVSVCSEPVWKQRLEFDINICDLPRMARLCFALYAVIEKAKKARSTKKKSKKADCPIAWANLMLFDYKDQLKTGERCLYMWPSVPDEKGELLNPCGTVRSNPNTESAAALVIFLPEVAPHPVYYPSLDKILELGRLGEHGRFTEEEQLQLREILERRGSGELYEHEKDLVWKMRHEIQEHFPEALARLLLVTKWNKHEDVAQMLYLLCSWPELPVLSALELLDFSFPDRHVGSFAIKSLRKLTSEMHVPSVALRFGLIMEAYCRGSTHHMKVLMKQGEALSKLKALNDFVKVCSQKTPKPHAKEMMHLCMRQETYLEALSHLQSPLDPSTLLAEVCVEQCTFMDSKMKPLWVMYSNEEAGSDGTVGIIFKNGDDLRQDMLTLQMIQLMDILWKQEGLDLRMTPYGCLSTGDRTGLIEVVLHSDTIANIQLNKSNMAATAAFNKDALLNWLKSKNPGEALDRAIEEFTLSCAGYCVATYVLGIGDRHSDNIMIRENGQLFHIDFGHFLGNFKTKFGINRERVPFILTYDFVHVIQQGKTNNSEKFERFRGYCETAYTILRRHGLLFLHLFALMRAAGLPELSCSKDIQYLKDSLALGKTEEEALKHFRVKFNEALRESWKTKVNWLAHNVSKDNRQ; this is encoded by the exons GTGTTATGGCACCGCGCCCAGTATGAGCCGCTCTTCCACATGCTCAGTGACCCTGAGGCCTACGTGTTCACCTGCGTCAACCAGACGGCGGAGCAGCAGGAGCTGGAGGACGAGCAGCGGCGGCTCTGCGACATCCAGCCCTTCCTGCCTGTCCTGCGGCTGGTGGCCCGCGAAGGTGACCGCGTGAAGAAGCTCATCAACTCGCAGATCAGCCTGCTCATTGGCAAAG GCCTCCACGAGTTTGACTCCTTGCAAGACCCGGAGGTGAATGACTTCCGAGGCAAGATGCGCCAGTTCTGCGAGGAGGCGGCTGCCCGCAGGCAGCAGCTGGgctgggaggcctggctgcagtaCAGCTTCCCTCTGCAGTTGGAGCCCTCAGCGCGGAGCTGGGGGCCGGGCACCCTGCGCATCCCCAGTCGGGCCCTCCTGGTCAATGTCAAGTTTGAGGGCAGCGAG gAGAGCTTCACCTTCCAGGTATCCACCAAGGATGTGCCCCTGGCACTGATGGCCTGCGCCCTCCGAAAGAAGGCCACGGTGTTCCGGCAGCCGCTGGTGGAGCAGCCTGAGGACTACACACTGCAGGTGAACGGCAAGCATGAGTACCTGTACGGCAGCTACCCCCTCTGCCAGTTCCAG TACATCTGCAGCTGCCTGCACAGTGGGCTGACCCCCCACCTGACCATGGTGCACTCCTCCTCCATCCTCGCCATGCGGGACGAGCAGAGCAACCCTGCCCCCCAAGTCCAGAAGCCACGCACCAAACCGCCCCCCATCCCCATGAAGAAG CCCTCCTCCGTGTCCCTCTGGTCCCTGGAGCAGCCTTTCTACATCGAGCTGATCCAGGGCAGCAAAGTGAATGCCGACGAACGGATGAAG CTGGTGGTGCAGGCCGGGCTCTTCCATGGCAATGAGACACTATGCAAGACGGTGTCCAGCTCAGAGGTGAGCGTATGTTCGGAGCCCGTGTGGAAGCAGCGGCTGGAGTTTGACATCAACATCTGTGACCTGCCCCGCATGGCCCGGCTCTGCTTCGCGCTTTACGCCGTGATCGAGAAGGCCAAGAAGGCCCGCTCCACCAAGAAGAAGTCCAAGAAGGCG GACTGCCCCATTGCCTGGGCCAACCTCATGCTGTTTGACTACAAGGACCAGCTCAAGACGGGCGAGCGCTGTCTCTACATGTGGCCCTCTGTCCCAG ACGAGAAAGGGGAGCTACTGAACCCCTGTGGGACCGTGCGGAGTAACCCCAACACTGAGAGTGCAGCCGCCTTGGTCATCTTTCTCCCCGAGGTGGCCCCTCACCCTGTATACTACCCTTCCCTGGACAAG ATCCTGGAGCTGGGGCGGCTTGGAGAGCATGGACGCTTCACGGAGGAGGAG cagctgcagctgcgGGAGATCCTGGAGCGGCGGGGTTCTGGGGAACTGTACGAGCACGAGAAGGACCTGGTGTGGAAGATGCGACACGAGATCCAGGAGCACTTTCCCGAGGCTCTAGCCCGGCTGCTGCTGGTCACTAAGTGGAACAAACACGAGGACGTGGCCCAG ATGCTCTACCTGCTCTGCTCCTGGCCTGAACTGCCCGTTCTGAGCGCCCTGGAGTTGCTAGACTTCAGCTTCCCCGACCGCCACGTGGGCTCCTTCGCCATCAAGTCCCTGCGGAAACTAAC CTCCGAGATGCACGTGCCGTCGGTGGCTCTGCGATTCGGCCTCATCATGGAAGCCTATTGCCGGGGCAGCACCCACCACATGAAGGTGCTGATGAAGCAG GGGGAAGCACTGAGCAAACTGAAGGCCCTCAATGACTTCGTCAAAGTGTGCTCCCAGAAGACCCCCAAACCCCACGCCAAGGAGATGATGCACCTGTGCATGCGCCAGGAGACCTACCTGGAGGCCCTCTCCCACTTGCAGTCCCCACTCGACCCCAGCACCCTGCTGGCTGAAGTCTG CGTGGAGCAGTGCACCTTCATGGACTCCAAGATGAAACCCCTGTGGGTCATGTACAGCAACGAGGAGGCAGGCAGCGATGGCACCGTGGGCATCATCTTTAAGAATGGGGACG ACCTCCGCCAGGACATGCTGACCCTGCAGATGATCCAGCTCATGGACATTCTGTGGAAGCAGGAGGGCTTGGACCTGAG GATGACCCCCTACGGCTGCCTCTCCACTGGGGACCGCACAGGCCTTATTGAGGTGGTGCTTCACTCGGACACCATTGCCAACATCCAGCTGAACAAGAGCAACATGGCGGCCACGGCCGCCTTCAATAAGGATGCTCTGCTCAACTGGCTCAAGTCCAAGAACCCGGG GGAGGCCCTGGACCGAGCCATTGAGGAGTTCACCCTCTCCTGTGCTGGCTACTGTGTGGCCACCTATGTGCTGGGCATCGGCGATCGCCACAGCGACAACATCATGATCCGAGAGAACGGGCAG ctGTTCCACATTGATTTCGGCCATTTTCTGGGGAATTTCAAGACCAAGTTTGGAATCAACCGTGAGCGGGTCCCGTTCATCCTCACCTATGACTTTGTCCACGTGATCCAGCAGGGGAAGACGAATAATAGTGAGAAGTTTGAAAG GTTCCGGGGCTATTGTGAGACGGCCTACACCATCCTGCGGCGCCATGGGCTCCTTTTCCTCCACCTCTTTGCCCTGATGCGGGCGGCAGGCCTGCCTGAGCTCAGCTGCTCCAAAGACATCCAGTATCTCAAG GATTCTCTGGCATTGGGGAAAACGGAGGAGGAGGCTCTGAAGCACTTCCGAGTGAAGTTTAATGAAGCCCTCCGGGAAAGCTGGAAAACCAAAGTGAACTGGCTGGCCCACAACGTGTCCAAAGATAACAGGCAATAA
- the PIK3CD gene encoding phosphatidylinositol 4,5-bisphosphate 3-kinase catalytic subunit delta isoform isoform X1 gives MPPGVDCPMEFWTKEENQNVAVDFLLPTGVYLNFPVSRNANLSTIKKVLWHRAQYEPLFHMLSDPEAYVFTCVNQTAEQQELEDEQRRLCDIQPFLPVLRLVAREGDRVKKLINSQISLLIGKGLHEFDSLQDPEVNDFRGKMRQFCEEAAARRQQLGWEAWLQYSFPLQLEPSARSWGPGTLRIPSRALLVNVKFEGSEESFTFQVSTKDVPLALMACALRKKATVFRQPLVEQPEDYTLQVNGKHEYLYGSYPLCQFQYICSCLHSGLTPHLTMVHSSSILAMRDEQSNPAPQVQKPRTKPPPIPMKKPSSVSLWSLEQPFYIELIQGSKVNADERMKLVVQAGLFHGNETLCKTVSSSEVSVCSEPVWKQRLEFDINICDLPRMARLCFALYAVIEKAKKARSTKKKSKKADCPIAWANLMLFDYKDQLKTGERCLYMWPSVPDEKGELLNPCGTVRSNPNTESAAALVIFLPEVAPHPVYYPSLDKILELGRLGEHGRFTEEEQLQLREILERRGSGELYEHEKDLVWKMRHEIQEHFPEALARLLLVTKWNKHEDVAQMLYLLCSWPELPVLSALELLDFSFPDRHVGSFAIKSLRKLTDDELFQYLLQLVQVLKYESYLDCELTKFLLDRALANRRIGHFLFWHLRSEMHVPSVALRFGLIMEAYCRGSTHHMKVLMKQGEALSKLKALNDFVKVCSQKTPKPHAKEMMHLCMRQETYLEALSHLQSPLDPSTLLAEVCVEQCTFMDSKMKPLWVMYSNEEAGSDGTVGIIFKNGDDLRQDMLTLQMIQLMDILWKQEGLDLRMTPYGCLSTGDRTGLIEVVLHSDTIANIQLNKSNMAATAAFNKDALLNWLKSKNPGEALDRAIEEFTLSCAGYCVATYVLGIGDRHSDNIMIRENGQLFHIDFGHFLGNFKTKFGINRERVPFILTYDFVHVIQQGKTNNSEKFERFRGYCETAYTILRRHGLLFLHLFALMRAAGLPELSCSKDIQYLKDSLALGKTEEEALKHFRVKFNEALRESWKTKVNWLAHNVSKDNRQ, from the exons GTGTTATGGCACCGCGCCCAGTATGAGCCGCTCTTCCACATGCTCAGTGACCCTGAGGCCTACGTGTTCACCTGCGTCAACCAGACGGCGGAGCAGCAGGAGCTGGAGGACGAGCAGCGGCGGCTCTGCGACATCCAGCCCTTCCTGCCTGTCCTGCGGCTGGTGGCCCGCGAAGGTGACCGCGTGAAGAAGCTCATCAACTCGCAGATCAGCCTGCTCATTGGCAAAG GCCTCCACGAGTTTGACTCCTTGCAAGACCCGGAGGTGAATGACTTCCGAGGCAAGATGCGCCAGTTCTGCGAGGAGGCGGCTGCCCGCAGGCAGCAGCTGGgctgggaggcctggctgcagtaCAGCTTCCCTCTGCAGTTGGAGCCCTCAGCGCGGAGCTGGGGGCCGGGCACCCTGCGCATCCCCAGTCGGGCCCTCCTGGTCAATGTCAAGTTTGAGGGCAGCGAG gAGAGCTTCACCTTCCAGGTATCCACCAAGGATGTGCCCCTGGCACTGATGGCCTGCGCCCTCCGAAAGAAGGCCACGGTGTTCCGGCAGCCGCTGGTGGAGCAGCCTGAGGACTACACACTGCAGGTGAACGGCAAGCATGAGTACCTGTACGGCAGCTACCCCCTCTGCCAGTTCCAG TACATCTGCAGCTGCCTGCACAGTGGGCTGACCCCCCACCTGACCATGGTGCACTCCTCCTCCATCCTCGCCATGCGGGACGAGCAGAGCAACCCTGCCCCCCAAGTCCAGAAGCCACGCACCAAACCGCCCCCCATCCCCATGAAGAAG CCCTCCTCCGTGTCCCTCTGGTCCCTGGAGCAGCCTTTCTACATCGAGCTGATCCAGGGCAGCAAAGTGAATGCCGACGAACGGATGAAG CTGGTGGTGCAGGCCGGGCTCTTCCATGGCAATGAGACACTATGCAAGACGGTGTCCAGCTCAGAGGTGAGCGTATGTTCGGAGCCCGTGTGGAAGCAGCGGCTGGAGTTTGACATCAACATCTGTGACCTGCCCCGCATGGCCCGGCTCTGCTTCGCGCTTTACGCCGTGATCGAGAAGGCCAAGAAGGCCCGCTCCACCAAGAAGAAGTCCAAGAAGGCG GACTGCCCCATTGCCTGGGCCAACCTCATGCTGTTTGACTACAAGGACCAGCTCAAGACGGGCGAGCGCTGTCTCTACATGTGGCCCTCTGTCCCAG ACGAGAAAGGGGAGCTACTGAACCCCTGTGGGACCGTGCGGAGTAACCCCAACACTGAGAGTGCAGCCGCCTTGGTCATCTTTCTCCCCGAGGTGGCCCCTCACCCTGTATACTACCCTTCCCTGGACAAG ATCCTGGAGCTGGGGCGGCTTGGAGAGCATGGACGCTTCACGGAGGAGGAG cagctgcagctgcgGGAGATCCTGGAGCGGCGGGGTTCTGGGGAACTGTACGAGCACGAGAAGGACCTGGTGTGGAAGATGCGACACGAGATCCAGGAGCACTTTCCCGAGGCTCTAGCCCGGCTGCTGCTGGTCACTAAGTGGAACAAACACGAGGACGTGGCCCAG ATGCTCTACCTGCTCTGCTCCTGGCCTGAACTGCCCGTTCTGAGCGCCCTGGAGTTGCTAGACTTCAGCTTCCCCGACCGCCACGTGGGCTCCTTCGCCATCAAGTCCCTGCGGAAACTAAC GGACGACGAGCTTTTCCAGTACCTGCTGCAGCTGGTGCAGGTGCTCAAGTACGAGTCCTACCTCGACTGCGAGCTGACCAAATTCCTGCTGGACCGGGCCCTGGCCAATCGCAGGATCGGCCACTTCCTCTTCTGGCACCTCCG CTCCGAGATGCACGTGCCGTCGGTGGCTCTGCGATTCGGCCTCATCATGGAAGCCTATTGCCGGGGCAGCACCCACCACATGAAGGTGCTGATGAAGCAG GGGGAAGCACTGAGCAAACTGAAGGCCCTCAATGACTTCGTCAAAGTGTGCTCCCAGAAGACCCCCAAACCCCACGCCAAGGAGATGATGCACCTGTGCATGCGCCAGGAGACCTACCTGGAGGCCCTCTCCCACTTGCAGTCCCCACTCGACCCCAGCACCCTGCTGGCTGAAGTCTG CGTGGAGCAGTGCACCTTCATGGACTCCAAGATGAAACCCCTGTGGGTCATGTACAGCAACGAGGAGGCAGGCAGCGATGGCACCGTGGGCATCATCTTTAAGAATGGGGACG ACCTCCGCCAGGACATGCTGACCCTGCAGATGATCCAGCTCATGGACATTCTGTGGAAGCAGGAGGGCTTGGACCTGAG GATGACCCCCTACGGCTGCCTCTCCACTGGGGACCGCACAGGCCTTATTGAGGTGGTGCTTCACTCGGACACCATTGCCAACATCCAGCTGAACAAGAGCAACATGGCGGCCACGGCCGCCTTCAATAAGGATGCTCTGCTCAACTGGCTCAAGTCCAAGAACCCGGG GGAGGCCCTGGACCGAGCCATTGAGGAGTTCACCCTCTCCTGTGCTGGCTACTGTGTGGCCACCTATGTGCTGGGCATCGGCGATCGCCACAGCGACAACATCATGATCCGAGAGAACGGGCAG ctGTTCCACATTGATTTCGGCCATTTTCTGGGGAATTTCAAGACCAAGTTTGGAATCAACCGTGAGCGGGTCCCGTTCATCCTCACCTATGACTTTGTCCACGTGATCCAGCAGGGGAAGACGAATAATAGTGAGAAGTTTGAAAG GTTCCGGGGCTATTGTGAGACGGCCTACACCATCCTGCGGCGCCATGGGCTCCTTTTCCTCCACCTCTTTGCCCTGATGCGGGCGGCAGGCCTGCCTGAGCTCAGCTGCTCCAAAGACATCCAGTATCTCAAG GATTCTCTGGCATTGGGGAAAACGGAGGAGGAGGCTCTGAAGCACTTCCGAGTGAAGTTTAATGAAGCCCTCCGGGAAAGCTGGAAAACCAAAGTGAACTGGCTGGCCCACAACGTGTCCAAAGATAACAGGCAATAA